DNA sequence from the Halogranum gelatinilyticum genome:
GTCTGATCGCGAGCAACGTCGCCGAGCCGAACACGGCCATCGGACTGATGGCGGGTGCGGCCCGCGTCGACTCGGATCTCCTCCTCCAGTTGAGCACCGGTGCCTGCTCGTTCGCCGGGAACGGCGACCCCATCGCGGGACTCCGAGCGATGGGGGGCTACATCCAACTCGTCGCCGAACAGTACGACGTCGGCGTCTTTCTCAACATGGACCACCAGACCGACCTCGGTCTCATCGAACGGCAAGTCGAGTTGGGGATTCCCTCCTCGATCATGGTCGACGCCTCCCACGAGTCGTTCGAGGAGAACGTCGCCCGGAGCAGGGCCGTCGTCGAGATGGTCGACGAGGCCGACGCGGACATCCTCGTCGAGGCCGAACTGGGTCGGATCAAAGGCGTCGAAGACGAGGTCGTCGCCGACGAAACCTTCTACACCGACCCAGAGCAGGCCGTCGAGTTCGTCGACCGCACCGGCTGTGACCTCCTTGCCATCTCCGTCGGCACCCAACACGGGGTCGCCAAGGGGACGGACCTCGAACTGCGTCCCGACCTGGCAGGACGTATCCAGACGGCACTGCGAGACCACGGACTTCAGACTCCGCTCGTGCTGCACGGCTCTTCGGGTGTCCAGCCCTACCAGCTGCGTGAGATGCTCCGCCACGGCGTCTGTAAGGTCAACAAAGACACCCACTACCAGTACGAGTACACCCGGACGGCCTACGACTTCTACCGCGAGCACGCCGCCGGAATCGTCCCGCCCGCGGACG
Encoded proteins:
- the fba gene encoding class II fructose-bisphosphate aldolase — its product is MPYYGGSELASVYEDALGDGFGLIASNVAEPNTAIGLMAGAARVDSDLLLQLSTGACSFAGNGDPIAGLRAMGGYIQLVAEQYDVGVFLNMDHQTDLGLIERQVELGIPSSIMVDASHESFEENVARSRAVVEMVDEADADILVEAELGRIKGVEDEVVADETFYTDPEQAVEFVDRTGCDLLAISVGTQHGVAKGTDLELRPDLAGRIQTALRDHGLQTPLVLHGSSGVQPYQLREMLRHGVCKVNKDTHYQYEYTRTAYDFYREHAAGIVPPADVDDDRETFFNDVEWAPNKDDFDPRVVGREIRERIADVYADLATSSGSAGRSRYAT